In one Lycorma delicatula isolate Av1 chromosome 5, ASM4794821v1, whole genome shotgun sequence genomic region, the following are encoded:
- the LOC142324771 gene encoding uncharacterized protein LOC142324771, giving the protein MSGQIIDVDTANAVFDESITGKEFHTHYPYASTTFNNSDEIRIPVQQQDVYTLPCESYLLINGTYSDANGVSDSTLKLCNNFGAFLFDEIRYEIAGQEVDRVRNVGITSTMKNALSLRNFEKDSIFMHGWSSDGVEDIQPVNGVYIDGESAKFKVLLPLKMLLGFFEDYNKILLNVKQELILLRASTNNNAVVVPAGKTFTFTITKISWKIPYVNVSDEKRLSLLRLVDKDEPILMMFRKWNLYEYPTLPISKDVIWTVKTTTQVEKPHYVIIGFQTSRKGDATKRASNFDTISLNNIRLYLNSVYYPYEHIQGDSIILYEMFKSFYRSYYNRNSAAALITPSKYYAMPLIFIDCSKQNDTLKTGAVDIKIEIQTSTNIPDNTTAYCLMISDCIMQYSPLTGTVKNVS; this is encoded by the coding sequence ATGAGCGGACAGATAATAGACGTTGATACTGCGAACGCGGTATTTGATGAAAGCATTACGGGTAAAGAATTTCATACTCACTATCCTTATGCATCAACTACATTTAATAATAGTGATGAAATAAGAATTCCTGTCCAGCAACAGGATGTATACACGCTTCCGTGCGAAAGTTATTTACTCATCAACGGAACGTATAGTGATGCTAATGGAGTTTCAGATTCAACACTAAAACTATGCAACAATTTTGGCGCGTTTCTTTTCGATGAAATTCGTTATGAAATTGCAGGACAGGAGGTGGATAGGGTGAGAAATGTGGGGATAACTTCAACGATGAAAAATGCTCTATCACTGAGAAACTTcgaaaaagattcaatttttatGCATGGTTGGTCATCGGACGGTGTTGAAGATATCCAACCGGTCAACGGTGTATATATCGATGGTGAATCGGCAAAGTTTAAGGTATTACTTCCGCTGAAGATGCTCTTGGGCttttttgaagattataataAGATACTGCTAAACGTTAAACAGGAACTTATTCTGCTTCGGGCTTCCACTAATAATAATGCTGTTGTCGTTCCAGCTGGAAAAACATTTACCTTCACAATAacgaaaattagttggaaaatacCATATGTTAACGTATCGGATGAAAAACGGTTATCACTTCTTAGACTGGTAGATaaggatgaaccgattttgatgatgtTCCGAAAGTGGAACTTGTACGAATACCCAACTCTACCTATCAGTAAAGATGTAATTTGGACAGTTAAAACAACAACGCAGGTGGAAAAACCTCATTATGTTATCATTGGATTTCAAACATCAAGAAAAGGAGACGCAACAAAAAGAGCTTCGAATTTTGATACCATTTCACTTAATAACATACGCTTGTATCTGAATTCAGTATATTATCCTTATGAACACATTCAAGGAGATAGCATTATATTATACGAAATGTTTAAGAGTTTCTATAGATCTTATTATAACAGGAATTCAGCGGCTGCGTTAATTACCCCATCCAAGTACTATGCTATGCCATTAATCTTTATAGATTGTTCAAAACAAAACGATACTTTGAAAACTGGCGCGGTCGATATTAAAATCGAGATACAAACTTCTACCAACATTCCCGACAACACAACAGCctattgtttgatgataagtgaTTGCATAATGCAATATTCTCCTTTAACTGGCACAGTCAAAAACGTTTCCTAA
- the LOC142325849 gene encoding uncharacterized protein LOC142325849: MSEEMFPVNDAQLEQVVYDVLQEDDELEGTPNQRLQLLIPRRLVYGEVDDQQHHPLLDDGNDNLIAEAAADVENNESEESTVVTTSFILENRVRFTKANIIFLFDKKKYIFSFTEKLIGLSFNFSFIMNKRLILDLGVV; encoded by the coding sequence atGTCCGAAGAAATGTTTCCAGTAAATGATGCGCAATTAGAACAGGTTGTTTATGATGTTTTACAAGAAGATGATGAATTAGAGGGAACTCCTAATCAGCGGCTGCAGTTATTAATACCGCGAAGGTTGGTGTATGGGGAAGTCGACGACCAACAACATCATCCTTTATTAGATGACGGCAACGATAACCTCATAGCAGAGGCTGCTGctgatgttgaaaataatgaaagtgaAGAAAGCACAGTAGTAACAACATCATTCATCCTCGAAAACCGTGTTAGATTTACAaaggcaaatattatttttttatttgataaaaagaaatatatttttagttttacagagAAACTAATAGGTCTTTCTTTCAATTtcagtttcataatgaacaagaggCTTATTTTGGACTTAGGCGTTGTCTAA
- the LOC142324765 gene encoding uncharacterized protein LOC142324765: MDNKYKRVRLEAVQRMGEFTLIENAFACNLLTYYYKNDNDVCSDVWLALQNASEHIVLILTESLARYGSVKFNILIELTYKKPMTGDIKDVGFKTNNFDIYSINDIDNAIQNATEQLLEEEASFEGKQSGWTLITLDGILVRVNKFRPLRGSCYIPLPSKFQQKHAVINIKNEDEFCFKWSILCRFVKGTHRERVDMRYKTLLDKFDFHADVFENFRLLCLREYGLDCAYYFTLPGFSFDAMLYKTRVSLELITDYDIYLFLERGIRGGISVCVKKYAKANNPYIPEEYDNKLPHTYLAYLDANNLYGWAMSQHLPKQSFRWVEKEIQQSIADSILSFKDDGIIGFIFEVDVEYPEFLHNTHSDLPFLPINEVPPFSSHTKLVTTLKTKNNYICHYVNLKQAIRNGLRVTKVHKILQFIQSPWLKSYINLNTINRQSATNDFEKDLFKLMNNAVFGKCMENVRKRINLELVSSEKRLMKLIAKPTFKDRIIYNENLCAVQCTKEKIKLDKPLYVGLSVLELSKTLMYNFHYNIMKKKYRSKINLLYMDTDSFFYEIETHDFYQDLQDESFIEYFDTSDFPVSHPLFSIKNKKVLGKFKDECNGIPIKEFIGLRAKLYTFTTTKGITKKAKGIKKNVVKNKLNINHYRNCLLKASDDSKDLYVQMKLIRSKKHLVETVTVNKLALSSYDDKRVAVNNILTLPWGHVDIPLELKRLFNH; this comes from the exons AtggacaataaatataaaagagttAGGTTGGAAGCAGTTCAGCGTATGGGAGAGTTTACTCTAATTGAAAATGCATTTGCATGTAATCTTTtaacgtattattataaaaatgataatgatgtaTGTTCGGATGTATGGTTAGCGTTGCAGAATGCTAGTgaacatattgttttaatattaacagaatcaTTAGCTCGTTATggttctgtaaaatttaatatattgatagaATTAACGTATAAAAAGCCAATGACAGGTGATATAAAAGATGTaggatttaaaactaataattttgacATATACAGTATAAATGATATAGATAATGCTATTCAGAACGCAACCGAACAATTGCTTGAGGAGGAAGCTAGTTTTGAAGGAAAACAGAGTGGATGGACTCTTATTACTTTAGATGGAATATtagtaagagtaaataaatttcgtCCTTTAAGAGGTTCATGTTATATTCCATTACCAAGTAAATTTCAACAAAAGCATgcagttattaatattaagaatgaggatgaattttgttttaaatggtctATTCTTTGTCGTTTTGTAAAAGGTACTCATCGTGAAAGAGTAGATATGCGATATAAGACTCTTTTAGATAAATTCGATTTTCACG ctgatgtatttgaaaattttcgtttACTTTGTTTAAGAGAATATGGCTTAGATTGCGCATATTACTTTACACTTCCTGGTTTTTCATTTGATGCTATGCTTTATAAAACGCGAGTTTCACTTGAATTAATCAcagattatgatatttatttgtttttagaaaggGGTATTAGAGGGGGAATATCGGTTTGTGTTAAAAAGTATGCGAAGGCAAACAATCCTTACATACCTGaagaatatgataataaattaccaCACACATATTTAGCATATCTAGATGCCAATAACTTATACGGTTGGGCAATGAGCCAACATCTACCAAAACAAAGTTTTCGATGGGTTGAAAAAGAAATTCAACAATCAATAGCAGATAGTATATTATCGTTTAAAGATGATGgtataattggttttatttttgaagttgacGTAGAGTATCCTGAATTTCTTCATAATACACACAGTGATCTTCCATTTCTTCCGATAAATGAAGTTCCCCCTTTTTCATCTCACACAAAATTAGtaacaacattaaaaactaaaaataattatatttgtcattatgttaatttaaaacaagcTATTCGTAACGGACTTagagtaactaaagtacataaaatactgCAATTTATTCAATCTCCTTGGTTAAAaagctatataaatttaaatactataaatcgACAATCGGCaacaaatgattttgaaaaagacttatttaaattaatgaataatgcgGTATTTGGGAAGTGTATGGAAAACGTTAGGAAACGTATTAATTTAGAATTGGTTTCATCAGAAAAAAGGTTGATGAAACTTATCGCGAAACCAACatttaaagatagaataatatataatgaaaatctttGTGCAGTTCAgtgtactaaagaaaaaataaaattagataaacctCTGTATGTGGGTCTATCAGTGTTAGAACTTAGTAAGAcactaatgtataattttcattataatataatgaagaaaaaatatagatctaAGATTAATCTTCTTTATATGGATACCgatagctttttttatgaaatagagacTCATGATTTTTACCAAGATTTACAAGATGAAAGTTTTATTGAGTATTTTGATACGTCTGATTTTCCTGTTTCACAtcctcttttttcaattaaaaataaaaaagttttaggtaaatttaagGATGAATGTAACGGCATTCCTATAAAAGAATTTATCGGATTAAGagcaaaattatatacttttacaacTACAAAGGGGATTACGAAAAAagctaaaggaataaaaaagaatgtagtaaaaaacaaattaaatatcaacCATTACAGAAACTGTTTATTGAAAGCAAGTGACGATAGCAAAGACCTTTATGTTCAAATGAAACTGATTCGATCAAAAAAACACTTAGTTGAAACTGTGACAGTAAACAAATTAGCATTAAGCAGTTATGATGATAAACGTGTTGCAGTTAATAACATATTAACTTTACCTTGGGGGCATGTTGATATTCCTTTAGAacttaaacgtttatttaatcattaa
- the LOC142325848 gene encoding uncharacterized protein LOC142325848, which yields MFVPFAALSKRINTLPFRIIKECGLNRFDNDGIVSCKECNWTITSETNLFHCGIAHKTYDETCSVAEELFNCCLFFKDSIVCIDLMMSTFSNWPRLFPKVELLLEAGFYFTGVMDSVACIECGLEIFEWLDNDNPFKEHQKVSYNCKMVKNKMKG from the exons ATGTTTGTCCCGTTTGCGGCGCTCAGCAAAAGGATAAACACACTCCCATTCAGAATTATTAAAGAATGTGGATTAAATCGCTTCGATAATGATGGAATCGTTTCATGTAAGGAATGTAATTGGACTATAACCtctgaaactaatttatttcattgcgGAATTGCACATAAAACATATGATGAAACTTGTAGTGTTGCTGAAGAATTAttcaattgttgtttattttttaaagatagcaTAGTTTGTATTGACCTGATGATGAGTACTTTTAGTAATTGGCCAAGGCTTTTTCCAAAGGTTGAATTATTGTTGGAAGCAGGATTTTATTTCACCGGCGTGATGGATTCTGTGGCATGTATCGAATGTGGTCTTGAAATTTTTGAGTGGTTGGATAATGATAACCCGTTTAAGGAGCATcaaaaagtttcatataattgcaaaatggtgaaaaataaaatgaaag gtTAA